In Chroicocephalus ridibundus chromosome 4, bChrRid1.1, whole genome shotgun sequence, one genomic interval encodes:
- the FBXO34 gene encoding F-box only protein 34, whose amino-acid sequence MKSSCRAGLHREPLNSASSTFHQVKRVSGMHLKPYLKLQKKERSPEISQDSLRGQPMSHQRSAQEEKYTNCTKLSVFPKPSLVTPSRKLLGIIYPNTMCNMSGKGPADGPSGREKKNTLSATIHQGEEGEGPLDVWAVVKPGNTKEKIAFFAAQQCSSNNRLGSMKIKSTWDIDGRTAKRRKKSVDLKKAKIQLERMREANVRCSQPEPFACGIEHCSVHYVNDSGEGVFPGRSLSVIEMVAFLEQRARALLVDCAKTCMPASTTRLSAQPKGALPNSDPFSAAGACEVHAERGPCGSSEQQQSEPVRVLDMVAKLESECLKRQSEREAGSLSRNNSFRRNVGRVLLANGTQPEGEAGKVSSGVLAPGDGLEEAGVADAGYGGQCSPLGDTELWDGAASARQPFPSGLDTRMGNVNSGLAHAVLAITAGRSDSEMRLEPPRPLPSACPAAARLPPDSLQSKNTTVDCTSKEAVIFPKQSLHPVRKEPLCISISVTKTEKGCRKEQLSNSSLSEDPLPGRLFFLQADQPAAHGQQPLRESTQEKPGEVVQNEDEDALASDRSCVRNSVPTEPSALSVPPTEGSLQVLDASCLKRQVSHDFLETRFKIQQLLEPQQYMAFLPHHIIVKIFGLLPTRSLVALKCTCYYFKFIIEYYNIRPADSRWVRDPRYREDPCKQCKKKYVKGDVSLCRWHPKPYCQALPYGPGYWMCCHRSQKGIPGCKLGLHDNHWVPACHSFNRAIHKKTRGAGAEAEEEY is encoded by the coding sequence ggTTTCTGGTATGCACTTAAAGCCATATCTCAAGTTACAGAAGAAAGAGCGATCTCCAGAAATAAGCCAGGATTCCCTGAGAGGCCAACCTATGAGCCATCAGAGatcagcacaagaagaaaaatacaccaaCTGCACCAAACTGAGCGTTTTCCCAAAACCCTCCCTTGTGACTCCATCTCGTAAGCTTCTGGGAATTATTTATCCGAATACTATGTGCAATATGAGTGGGAAAGGTCCAGCGGATGGTCCAAgcggaagggaaaagaagaacacCTTGTCTGCAACCATCCAccagggagaagaaggggaagggcCGCTGGATGTCTGGGCTGTGGTGAAACCTGGCAATACAAAGGAGAAGATCGCGTTCTTTGCAGCCCAGCAATGCAGCAGCAACAACCGGCTCGGATCGATGAAAATTAAAAGCACGTGGGATATCGATGGAAGAACAGCTAAACGCAGGAAAAAATCGGTTGAtcttaaaaaagccaaaattcaACTGGAAAGAATGAGGGAGGCGAACGTCAGGTGCTCCCAGCCGGAGCCTTTTGCCTGCGGCATCGAGCACTGTTCGGTGCATTACGTGAATGACAGCGGTGAGGGTGTGTTCCCAGGCCGATCCCTCTCGGTGATAGAGATGGTGGCCTTTCTGGAGCAACGAGCAAGGGCTTTACTGGTGGACTGTGCTAAAACCTGCATGCCTGCTTCTACTACGAGGCTGAGCGCTCAGCCTAAAGGTGCACTTCCCAACTCAGACCCCTTCTCCGCTGCCGGGGCGTGCGAGGTGCATGCGGAGAGGGGACCTTGTGGCAGTAGCGAGCAGCAGCAGAGCGAGCCCGTGCGAGTGCTGGACATGGTGGCCAAGCTGGAATCGGAGTGCCTGAAGCGTCAGAGCGAGCGGGAGGCCGGGAGCCTTTCGCGGAACAACAGCTTCCGTAGAAACGTTGGGAGGGTGCTCCTGGCAAACGGCACCCAGCCCGAGGGAGAGGCGGGGAAGGTGTCCTCGGGGGTCCTGGCGCCGGGGGATGGCTTGGAGGAGGCAGGGGTAGCAGATGCTGGGTACGGAGGACAGTGCAGTCCTCTGGGTGACACGGAGTTGTGGGATGGCGCAGCCTCCGCTCGGCAGCCTTTTCCTTCAGGGCTGGATACTCGGATGGGGAATGTGAATTCAGGACTTGCTCATGCAGTGTTGGCGATAACCGCTGGCAGGAGCGATTCTGAAATGCGACTTGAGCCTCCCAGACCTCTGCCATCTGCGTGTCCAGCTGCTGCCAGGTTGCCACCGGATTCCTTGCAAAGCAAGAACACGACTGTTGATTGTACATCGAAAGAGGCTGTAATTTTCCCAAAGCAGAGTCTGCACCCCGTTAGGAAGGAGCCCTTATGCATCAGTATATCGGTCACCAAGACCGAGAAAGGATGCAGGAAAGAGCAGCTCTCTAACTCCAGTTTGAGTGAAGATCCGCTCCCAGGGAGGctgttttttctccaggctgaccagcctgCTGCTCATGGGCAACAGCCACTACGGGAAAGTACCCAAGAAAAGCCAGGAGAAGTAGTTCAAAATGAGGATGAGGATGCTTTGGCATCTGACAGATCATGCGTCAGAAACAGTGTCCCTACAGAGCCATCTGCCCTTTCTGTCCCTCCGACAGAAGGGTCTTTGCAAGTACTTGATGCTTCCTGCTTAAAAAGGCAGGTGTCGCATGACTTTCTGGAGACCAGGTTTAAAATTCAGCAGCTTTTGGAGCCTCAGCAGTATATGGCCTTCCTGCCTCACCACATCATAGTGAAGATTTTTGGATTGCTTCCTACGAGGAGTCTGGTTGCCCTAAAATGCACTTGCTACTACTTCAAATTCATCATTGAGTACTACAACATCAGGCCGGCAGACTCCCGCTGGGTCCGCGATCCCCGCTACAGAGAAGACCCTTGCAAGCAGTGCAAGAAGAAGTACGTGAAAGGGGACGTATCGCTGTGCCGGTGGCATCCCAAACCATACTGTCAAGCTTTACCCTACGGGCCTGGGTACTGGATGTGCTGTCACCGGTCTCAGAAGGGCATCCCGGGCTGTAAGTTAGGTCTTCATGACAATCACTGGGTTCCTGCCTGCCACAGCTTTAACCGTGCTATTCATAAGAAAACCAGAGGAGCGGGAGCCGAAGCGGAAGAGGAATATTAG